A single genomic interval of Rubripirellula reticaptiva harbors:
- the fliG gene encoding flagellar motor switch protein FliG: MTAFDEVGLRKAAILLMSLPTKSAAQILGQLPPRYIEAISIMIAQTESVGGDDQEIVIAEFLTSKASSLYASPGGLERAKELIREALGRDATEMLGNLQQTIEAMPFGFIKKVDSQTLLQFIGDEHPQTIALLLSHCPGNYAAEVLAGLDPEKQLEVIRRIASIGRTSPEAVAELEFGLDMRLSSMVNQQQSNTGGVGNVAEILNVCDRSIERTIMESLGREDPELSDEIRRLMFVFEDISKLADRDIQALLKNVETAQWAMSLKGASQGLQEKVMRNMSSRAAENLKEEMEYLGSVRLSEVESVQQKIVDIVRHLEDTGEISRPTGEVEEEYVT, translated from the coding sequence ATGACAGCATTTGACGAAGTCGGATTGCGAAAAGCAGCGATCCTGTTGATGAGCTTGCCGACAAAGTCCGCCGCACAGATTTTGGGGCAATTGCCGCCTCGATACATCGAGGCGATCAGCATCATGATTGCGCAGACGGAGTCCGTCGGTGGCGACGATCAAGAGATCGTGATCGCGGAATTTTTGACCAGTAAAGCGAGTTCGTTGTACGCAAGTCCTGGTGGTCTTGAACGCGCCAAGGAATTGATTCGCGAAGCACTCGGACGCGACGCCACCGAGATGCTCGGGAATCTGCAGCAAACGATCGAAGCGATGCCGTTCGGCTTCATCAAGAAGGTCGATTCACAAACATTGCTGCAGTTTATCGGTGACGAGCATCCTCAGACGATCGCGCTGTTGTTAAGCCATTGCCCAGGCAACTACGCCGCCGAAGTCCTCGCCGGACTGGACCCCGAAAAACAACTCGAAGTCATTCGCCGAATCGCTTCGATCGGACGCACCAGCCCCGAAGCCGTTGCGGAACTCGAGTTTGGACTCGACATGCGTCTTTCTAGCATGGTCAACCAACAGCAAAGCAACACCGGCGGTGTCGGAAACGTCGCCGAAATCTTGAACGTTTGCGATCGCTCTATCGAACGAACGATCATGGAATCGCTGGGACGAGAAGATCCCGAACTGTCGGACGAGATTCGCCGATTGATGTTTGTGTTTGAAGACATTTCCAAGTTGGCCGATCGCGATATCCAGGCACTGCTGAAAAACGTCGAAACTGCCCAGTGGGCGATGTCGCTAAAGGGGGCCAGCCAAGGACTTCAAGAGAAGGTCATGCGCAATATGAGTTCTCGCGCAGCCGAAAACTTGAAAGAAGAAATGGAATACCTCGGCAGCGTCCGGCTAAGCGAAGTCGAAAGTGTCCAGCAAAAGATTGTCGACATCGTTCGGCATCTCGAAGACACCGGCGAAATTTCGCGTCCGACCGGCGAAGTCGAAGAAGAATACGTTACCTAG
- the dnaE gene encoding DNA polymerase III subunit alpha: MSDLVTGPLEVLPAKPFVHLHCHSHYSLLDGAGDIGKLVNRAVDHGMNALALTDHGNLHGALEFYRKAKAAQINPIIGYEAYIAPGSRFEKGGASSSKDASYHLTLLAQNHTGYKNLIKLASAASLEGFYFKPRIDKEILERHSEGIICLSGCVSSEFSRAVMKGVDTAEVEKEARDIAGWFQGVFGERYFIEIMNNGIEIQRLQLEGAVEISKRMGIPLVATSDCHYVNQDDSEAQDIMLCINTGRFRTDTSRMKMENDQFFLRSPDQMYESFPGLEEACARSQEIADSVDINIEFNKYFFPNFECPNDATPLDYLRELCVKGLLERYEGDDERIVDGSLSEEVMARLDRELDVIKKLGYPTYFLIVWDFVNHARSIGISATARGSGVGAIVCYALYMSHVCPLRYDLLFERFLDESRTEPPDIDIDFEKERRVEVIDYVKERYGSEMVCQIGTFGTLAAKAAIKDVGRALGVPLGRVNQITEMVPDELKITIKKALAQSADMKMSYDGDPEIRELLDLAMKIEGLARNIGTHAAAVVIADKPLSEYVPLTRVPGKQDVITQWSMNDVEASGLLKMDFLGLRNLTILSRTVKLIEQTTGTVVDPLKFPLDDKPSYALLQRGETKGVFQLESGGIRDLLCRMKPDTFNDIIATAALYRPGPLEGGMVDDYVNIKHGLQQPEYKHPVLKEVLEETNSIMVYQEQVMRILNRLGKIPLANAYTCIKAISKKKESLINANHDAFIVGAVENGLAEKDADDIWNLIVKFAGYGFNKSHSTAYALLAYQTAYLKAHYPVEFMAALLSSDISGRNFVRKDALVEHMEDCDRMGIEVVAPCVNKSAADFSVEGKLVFFALSAIKGCGGQTSIAIEEERKKNGPFKDIFDFCERVDPSACNKSAIMTLIKAGAMDCFEAKRSQLAAVIERAVQAGAAIQADKKSGQTSLFGAFDDEEEESAEAAPTPLPEMDEWPDREKLIAEKEVLGYYLESHPLAEFEPRLSTFRTHVTDKLANVKDRAEVVLGGMISSVKIAHTKSPKPGQPSKYANFDLEDMQGAIRCILWPKGFADWGDRVIPDAVVLARGKIDRRGGGDEANLIIDELIPYSDLETRYTHGMRIRLNENEHDGPTVTRLKEIVRGYPGTQELLFTIQLKDGEVVQLKADKSRVDITPELRERIDDFLGAGHYRLLMTKPR; this comes from the coding sequence ATGAGTGATTTGGTCACCGGACCTCTTGAAGTCTTACCCGCCAAGCCGTTCGTCCATTTGCACTGCCATAGCCACTATTCGCTGCTCGACGGGGCGGGCGACATCGGCAAATTGGTCAACCGTGCGGTCGACCATGGGATGAACGCGTTGGCCTTGACCGACCACGGCAACCTGCACGGCGCGCTTGAGTTCTATCGCAAAGCAAAAGCGGCTCAGATCAACCCGATCATCGGCTACGAGGCCTACATCGCGCCCGGATCGCGATTCGAAAAAGGCGGCGCCAGCAGCAGCAAGGATGCCAGCTATCACCTGACACTGCTTGCGCAAAACCACACTGGATACAAGAACCTAATCAAACTTGCCAGCGCCGCGTCGCTGGAAGGCTTCTACTTCAAGCCACGGATCGACAAGGAGATCCTGGAACGACACAGCGAAGGAATCATCTGCTTGTCAGGCTGTGTCAGCAGCGAATTCAGCCGCGCGGTGATGAAGGGCGTCGATACAGCCGAGGTCGAAAAAGAAGCTCGCGATATTGCCGGATGGTTCCAGGGCGTCTTTGGGGAACGCTACTTCATCGAGATCATGAACAATGGCATCGAGATTCAACGCTTGCAGTTGGAAGGCGCTGTTGAAATCTCAAAACGAATGGGCATTCCCTTAGTCGCGACCAGCGATTGCCACTATGTCAATCAGGACGACAGCGAAGCTCAAGACATCATGCTGTGCATCAACACCGGACGTTTCCGCACGGACACGTCGCGGATGAAGATGGAGAACGATCAGTTCTTTTTGCGCAGTCCTGACCAAATGTACGAGAGCTTTCCCGGACTTGAAGAAGCGTGCGCGCGAAGCCAGGAAATCGCGGACTCGGTCGACATCAACATCGAATTCAACAAGTACTTCTTCCCAAACTTTGAATGCCCTAACGACGCAACGCCGCTAGATTACTTGCGAGAACTTTGCGTTAAGGGATTGCTGGAACGGTACGAAGGTGACGACGAGCGAATCGTTGACGGCAGCTTGTCCGAGGAAGTCATGGCGCGGCTGGACCGCGAACTTGATGTGATCAAAAAGCTCGGCTATCCGACTTACTTTTTGATCGTTTGGGACTTCGTCAATCACGCCCGATCGATCGGCATCTCGGCCACGGCTCGGGGCAGCGGTGTGGGTGCGATCGTTTGTTACGCGCTCTACATGTCGCACGTTTGTCCGCTGCGATACGACTTGCTGTTCGAGCGATTTCTGGACGAAAGTCGAACCGAGCCACCGGATATCGATATCGACTTTGAGAAAGAACGTCGTGTCGAAGTCATCGACTACGTCAAAGAACGTTACGGATCCGAGATGGTTTGCCAGATCGGAACGTTCGGAACTTTGGCGGCGAAAGCGGCGATCAAGGACGTCGGTCGCGCGCTCGGCGTACCGCTGGGCCGCGTCAACCAGATCACCGAGATGGTGCCGGACGAGTTAAAGATCACGATCAAGAAGGCGCTCGCACAAAGCGCCGACATGAAGATGTCGTACGACGGCGATCCGGAAATCCGCGAGCTCTTAGATCTGGCGATGAAAATCGAGGGTCTAGCCCGCAACATCGGTACTCACGCTGCCGCGGTTGTGATCGCCGACAAACCGTTATCCGAATATGTGCCACTGACGCGAGTCCCCGGCAAACAGGATGTCATCACTCAGTGGTCGATGAACGACGTCGAAGCGTCGGGCTTGCTGAAGATGGACTTCCTTGGTCTTCGCAACCTAACGATTCTGTCTCGAACAGTAAAGCTAATTGAGCAAACGACCGGGACCGTCGTCGATCCACTGAAATTCCCGCTCGACGACAAACCGTCGTACGCGCTGCTTCAGCGAGGAGAAACCAAGGGTGTTTTCCAATTGGAATCGGGCGGTATTCGCGACCTGCTTTGTCGCATGAAACCGGACACGTTCAACGACATCATCGCCACAGCGGCACTGTATCGCCCTGGACCGCTGGAAGGCGGGATGGTCGACGATTACGTCAACATCAAACACGGTTTGCAACAACCAGAGTACAAGCACCCGGTGCTGAAAGAAGTTTTGGAAGAGACCAACTCGATCATGGTCTACCAAGAACAGGTGATGCGGATCCTGAATCGTCTTGGCAAGATCCCACTTGCCAACGCGTACACGTGCATCAAGGCGATCAGTAAAAAGAAAGAATCACTGATCAACGCCAACCACGATGCGTTCATTGTCGGCGCGGTTGAAAATGGATTGGCGGAAAAGGACGCCGATGACATTTGGAATCTGATCGTCAAGTTTGCAGGCTACGGTTTCAACAAGTCACACAGTACCGCCTACGCGCTGCTTGCCTATCAAACGGCCTACTTGAAAGCTCACTATCCGGTCGAGTTCATGGCGGCACTGTTGTCGAGCGATATTTCCGGGCGCAACTTTGTTCGCAAAGATGCGTTGGTCGAACACATGGAGGACTGTGACCGGATGGGAATCGAGGTCGTCGCGCCTTGTGTGAACAAGAGCGCGGCAGACTTTTCCGTCGAGGGCAAACTTGTCTTCTTTGCCTTGTCGGCGATCAAGGGTTGCGGCGGCCAGACGTCAATTGCGATCGAAGAAGAACGAAAGAAAAACGGTCCCTTCAAAGACATCTTCGATTTCTGCGAACGGGTTGACCCATCGGCCTGTAACAAGAGCGCGATCATGACCCTGATCAAAGCGGGTGCGATGGATTGTTTCGAGGCAAAACGCAGTCAGTTAGCAGCTGTGATCGAACGAGCAGTCCAAGCGGGCGCGGCGATTCAAGCGGACAAAAAGAGCGGGCAAACCAGTTTGTTCGGTGCGTTCGATGACGAGGAAGAGGAGTCCGCCGAAGCCGCGCCAACGCCGCTGCCAGAGATGGACGAGTGGCCGGATCGCGAAAAACTAATCGCTGAAAAAGAGGTCCTCGGATACTACCTGGAAAGTCATCCTCTCGCTGAATTCGAACCGCGACTTTCAACATTCCGAACTCATGTGACCGACAAACTGGCAAACGTCAAGGACCGAGCTGAAGTGGTGCTTGGCGGCATGATCAGCAGCGTCAAAATCGCTCACACCAAGAGCCCCAAACCCGGTCAACCATCGAAGTACGCCAACTTTGACCTCGAAGACATGCAGGGTGCGATTCGCTGCATCCTGTGGCCAAAAGGATTCGCCGACTGGGGCGATCGTGTCATCCCCGATGCGGTCGTGCTAGCGAGAGGGAAAATTGACCGCCGTGGTGGTGGCGACGAAGCGAACCTGATCATCGACGAGCTGATTCCGTACAGCGATCTGGAAACTCGCTACACGCACGGCATGCGAATTCGACTGAACGAAAACGAGCATGACGGGCCGACGGTTACCCGATTGAAAGAAATCGTACGTGGCTATCCGGGCACCCAAGAATTGCTGTTCACAATCCAGTTGAAGGACGGCGAAGTTGTGCAATTGAAGGCCGATAAGTCGCGAGTCGACATCACGCCAGAACTGCGTGAGCGAATCGACGACTTCCTCGGCGCGGGCCACTACCGGCTTCTGATGACGAAACCACGCTAA